In Hyphomicrobiales bacterium, the sequence GAGAAGCTGCGCTGATCGGGCAGGGCGACATGGTCGCCCGCGCCCGTCGCCTTGCTGTAGAGGCCGAGCCGCAGCGGATTGTAGCCCAGCGTGTTGTCGAGCTCGTGGACCAGGCTGGCGTTCGGCCAATGGAAGTCGATCGCGGCGAGCTCGATGCGGTCGCGCCGGTCGGGCGCCGCCGTGCGCGCCGTCTCGCGTTTCAGCAGGGCGATGGTCTCGTTGGTGCTGTCCTTGCGCAGCACGTCGTAGGTCTGGGCCGGCAGGGCGGTGGATTCGCTCGGCCCGTTGTTGACCGAGAGATCCATGACGAGCGTCATGGCCAGAACGATGGTGGCGGCCAGGGCTGAGCCGCGTTGCGCCAGGCCACGGGCGGCGACGAGCCCGCCGAGCGTGAGCATGCCGCACAGGAGCGCGATGACGAGCGGGGAGATGGCGAGCGGAAGCCGCCCGACCGTCCAGGCAAGCCAGATGGCGAGAGCGAGCGCCGCGGCGAAAGCCAGCGCTTCGAGGGCGATCTGCCAGGGCCGGGCCTTCGGCGCCGTGCCGGTCATGACGAGATGCGTCAGGTAGCCGCCGAGGATGGCGAGCAGCGCGCCGAGGATGAACAGGGCATCGGCCGGGCGCCGGTAGAAGCTGATGCCGGGCAGCTCGAAAAGCAGGCGGAAGGCGGGCGTGTAGCGGCCCAGCGCATAAAGCAGGACGATCAGCGCCGCCACGCTGAGCGCAACGATCTCGCGACGCCAGAGCGCGCCCCTGACCAGCCCGACTGTCAGGATCAGCCCCATCGGCAACAGGCCGAGATAGAGCTGGCTCATGTTGCGGGCGAGGAAGAGGCTAAGCGCGCTGAAGCGCGCCTCCCAGGCCGGGCTCGGCGCGCCCCAGAAATCGGCGAGCGGCCCGGCCGCGCCGTAGAGATTGGCGATCAGGCCGGTGAGCAGCGCGGCGGGGTGCAGCGATCCCTTGCCTGCCTCGACGAAATCGATGGCGGGGCGGTTCGACTCCTGCGCGATGAAGGCCGTCAGCAGGATGGGGATGGTTGCGACGAGAATGGCGCCGAGCGTCCCGGCCAGCAGCAGCGGGATACTTGCGCGGAAGGCGCGCCACGGGCTGCGGGCCATCAGGATGGCGGCGATCGTCAACCCTGCGAGGACATAGACGCCGATCAGGGCGACCTGATCGCGGCCGAGCACCATGAAGCCGGAGGCCAGCCCGGCCGCGAAGCCGTAGCCGACGGAGCCGCGCCCAAGCGCGCGGGAGAGCAGCAGCAGCGTGACGGCAAAATAGCCGAGACTCAGTACCTGTCCGACATGCTGGATGCGCCAGGCGGCCGCCGCTCCGAAGGCGAAGGAGAGGGCCGCGACGACGGCGCCGGCCGGGTGCCAGCCGCGATCGCGGAAAATCAGCACGATCGCCAGGGCGCCGACGAGCAAGGTGCCGAGCACGGCGCCGTCGCTCCAGCGGAAATCGGGGGTCGGGTTGAGCGCGGCGATCAGCGCGAAGGGGGGCGAGAAGATCAGCGATTGCGGATCGGCGACCTGCGGCGAGCCCGAAAAGACATAAGGCGCCCAGAACGGCGAAAGGCCACGGTGCCAGCTATCGGCAAGGAACTGGAGCTGGGGATGGAAAT encodes:
- a CDS encoding Glycosyltransferase family 39 protein; this translates as MPAPATTPADDPAPRWPLASVACIVVLCWLALSWPWLSGIVTIPWDAKAHFHPQLQFLADSWHRGLSPFWAPYVFSGSPQVADPQSLIFSPPFALIAALNPTPDFRWSDGAVLGTLLVGALAIVLIFRDRGWHPAGAVVAALSFAFGAAAAWRIQHVGQVLSLGYFAVTLLLLSRALGRGSVGYGFAAGLASGFMVLGRDQVALIGVYVLAGLTIAAILMARSPWRAFRASIPLLLAGTLGAILVATIPILLTAFIAQESNRPAIDFVEAGKGSLHPAALLTGLIANLYGAAGPLADFWGAPSPAWEARFSALSLFLARNMSQLYLGLLPMGLILTVGLVRGALWRREIVALSVAALIVLLYALGRYTPAFRLLFELPGISFYRRPADALFILGALLAILGGYLTHLVMTGTAPKARPWQIALEALAFAAALALAIWLAWTVGRLPLAISPLVIALLCGMLTLGGLVAARGLAQRGSALAATIVLAMTLVMDLSVNNGPSESTALPAQTYDVLRKDSTNETIALLKRETARTAAPDRRDRIELAAIDFHWPNASLVHELDNTLGYNPLRLGLYSKATGAGDHVALPDQRSFSALMPGYRSLLADMLGLRFIATGVPAEQIDKRLKPGDLRQIARTQDAYVYENPRALPRVLLVTEAQKADFDTILSSGQWPAGFDPHRTVLLDRAPPPLATAAIGPARVAIRDYGTTSVLLAVDAPRGGYLVLNDVWHHWWQVEIDGKPAELLRANVLFRAVVVPPGKSTVRFAFHPLAGLWRDIVERLRPVRPAPAG